The following proteins come from a genomic window of Anopheles ziemanni chromosome 3, idAnoZiCoDA_A2_x.2, whole genome shotgun sequence:
- the LOC131287928 gene encoding uncharacterized protein LOC131287928: MNPQEFDSIARNVYKNLDQINSILNKAKFISKFHTNTGSTDLPGELLALTKEEEVCSNKSANDSDSLERPCVEDIDTLFDTIRSHTASASKAPQRQGSFKKTTGIPLQQSRILNETNLLANGTMMTGSSSDLTSISTKSMIHTKHPPVDVEALVSRFRETIGSLTMIENRNIERIDLAQNRQRFLNEWASIEKNCRNVQALLDDCKLQLDSQGKGAVKQEPLISNDFIKSMKQLQSILHYMVYIKKTENLPDLSKTLSKEVFPLSECLDAVEETIRQKQL, translated from the exons ATGAATCCCCAGGAATTTGATAGCATAGCTAGAAATGTGTACAAAAATTTGGATCAGATAAATAGCATCTTGAACAAGGCAAAGTTCATCTCGAAATTTCACACGAACACCGGCAGTACCGATCTTCCCGGTGAGTTGTTGGCACTGACAAAGGAAGAAGAGGTTTGCTCAAACAAATCTGCAAATGATTCCGATTCTCTGGAGCGCCCGTGTGTGGAAGATATCGACACACTGTTCGACACGATCCGGTCTCATACAGCTTCCGCTAGCAAAGCGCCACAACGGCAGGGGTCGTTCAAGAAAACCACAGGAATACCACTGCAGCAGTCAAGAATACTGAACGAAACCAACCTGTTGGCGAACGGGACGATGATGACCGGTTCCAGTTCGGATTTGACCAGCATTAGCACCAAGTCAATGATACACACCAAGCATCCACCCGTGGATGTCGAGGCGTTGGTCAGTCGGTTTCGCGAAACGATCGGTTCGCTAACAATGATTGAAAATCGGAACATCGAGCGGATTGATTTGGCCCAGAACCGTCAACGTTTTCTTAACGAATGGGCCAGCATCGAGAAGAATTGTCGAAACGTTCAAGCTCTGCTGGATGATTGCAAGTTGCAGTTGGATAGCCAGGGGAAAGGGGCGGTAAAACAGGAGCCGCTCATAAGTAACGATTTCATAAAATCGATGAAACAACTACAATCG ATACTGCACTATATGGTATACATTAAGAAAACTGAAAACCTCCCTGACTTGAGCAAGACGCTCAGCAAGGAAGTATTCCCACTTTCCGAGTGCCTTGATGCCGTCGAAGAAACAATCAGACAGAAACAATTGTAA
- the LOC131289868 gene encoding neuronal membrane glycoprotein M6-a, translating to MGGCCKSCITRIPYATLIATVMCLIGVAVFCGTMFRGTSLAIIMLDQVFHLRLPWIEAVQIIFVVIGASMAALGLMILFVGFLATGATRHKVYRAWGSRVGGRISCAVFMAISYVLNIAWILILCFLAIVTFVFTVFWNMCANPNVQTHRDCIDLTQFYFMFPDGVRQEDMKICEPAKVKAFCKDGVEKCEIMFILATVSCLLIILSFVHYLMCLAANYAHIRDHEKFQELQEIQNLTEMEYSAASKDRF from the exons ATGG GAGGTTGCTGTAAATCGTGCATCACGAGGATACCGTACGCGACGCTGATCGCGACGGTCATGTGCCTTATCGGAGTGGCCGTGTTTTGCGGCACGATGTTCCGTGGCACCTCGTTGGCCATCATTATGCTCGACCAGGTGTTCCATCTGCGTCTGCCCTGGATCGAAGCCGTCCAGATCATCTTCGTCGTGATCGGTGCCTCGATGGCAGCCCTCGGGTTGATGATACTGTTCGTCGGCTTCCTTGCCACCGGTGCCACCCGGCATAAGGTGTACCGGGCTTGGGGTTCACGTGTCGGTGGACGCATTTCGTGCGCCGTCTTCATGGCCATCTCGTACGTGCTCAACATTGCCTGGATACTGATCCTGTGCTTCCTCGCGATCGTGACGTTCGTTTTCACCGTGTTTTGGAACATGTGCGCCAACCCGAACGTCCAGACGCATCGAGATTGCATCGATTTAACGCAATTCT ACTTTATGTTCCCGGATGGTGTCAGGCAGGAGGACATGAAGATCTGCGAGCCGGCTAAGGTGAAAGCGTTCTGCAAGGACGGTGTGGAAAAGTGCGAAATCATGTTTATCCTCGCGACCGTCTCCTGTTTGCTCATCATACTCAGCTTCGTGCACTATCTGATGTGTCTGGCGGCCAACTACGCCCACATCCGGGACCACGAGAAGTTCCAGGAGCTGCAGGAGATCCAAAATCTGACCGAGATGGAGTACAGTGCCGCGTCGAAGGATCGGTTCTAG